Within the Streptomyces sp. R41 genome, the region TGGGACGAGACGCCGGGGCGGGGGGCGGGGGTGTTGGCGGATGTGACGAGCTGACGCCGGACGCGGTGAAGGGGGGTCTCCGTCTCAGGGACTGTGAGAAGCGAGGTAGGCACGTGCCCTGGCCAGGCAAACTGTGGAAGCCCGGAATGCGATACCGGAATCCTCGTGGCCCAGGACTACCTCGAAGGCCCCTCCGTCATGAATGGCCAGATGGATCTTCCGCGCCTCGGACGCACCCCACCCGGCCACGTGTAGTCCCTCCAGTACCGGACGTTCCCGGCGCGGGTGATGCGTGTGCCGATGTAGGCGCGGGAGCCGGTGGCTTCGTGTCCGGGATGCGTTGCGGGCCAGTTGGCTTCGGTCTGGTTACCCGCCTCGTCGTATGCGTACGTCTCCGGTCCAGGCGTGAGCGTGCACGGCAGTAACGCGGCCTGCCCCGTCCAGATCGAACCGACGAGTGCCGTTCAGCAGGTCGTCGAGGGCCTGGACGTTGCCGTCGGCCCGGTAGGAGTAGGAGCGCTTCTGGAGGACGCGGGAACCACCAGCGTTTACCGACTGCTCTGTCAGGCGACCGAGTTCGTCGAAGGACTGGGTCTGAGCGAGGTTTTCGCCCACCCGACAAGCCACCTCCCGGCCTGCCTGGTCGTGATCGAAGTCGAGGGTGCGGCCTGGCACGGTGAGCTGCGTGCTCCGACCTGCCCCGTCGTAAGACCAGGTGCTGGTTGCGCCCGTCGGAGTGACACGGGAGGTCCGGCGACCGAGCCTGTCGTAGGTGACGCTCAGCGTGCGGCCGTTGACTGTCTCGGACTGGAGACGGCCGAGGGGGTCGCGGACGAGTATGAGGGTCGCGTCTGGGCCGGTCGCATGGGCGAGTTGGTCCGTGAGGTCGTAGGCGAAGGTGGTGACCTGACCGTCGGCGTCCTTGCGAAGGACCCGACCAAGCGCGTTCCGTTCGTAACGGACAGTCTGGCCCAGGGCGTTGGTGTGAGAGGTGAGGCGGCCTGCCGCATCGTGCGAGTAGGTCGGTACGCGGTCGTCGAAATCCTTCTCGGCCACCAGACGGCCAGCGGGGTCGTGGCTGTAGGTCCACGTCAGCCCCTGGGGGTTGGTCACCTGGGTGACGCGCAGTTCGCTGTCGTACGCGAAGGTGTAGCGAACGCCGTCCGGTCCGGTGCGGGCGGCAAGCACGTCGAAGGGGGCGTACTCGAAGAGGGAGACGGCGCCCAGCGTGTCAGTGTGACTGGTGCAGTTGCCCTCGCCGTCGTACGTCCACGACTCGCTGCTGCCGTCAGCGTTTGTCCGGTGTGTGATCCTTCCTTCAACGGTCCACCGAGAGTGTGTGACGTTGCCGAGCGGATCCGTTATGGCGATCGGCCGTCCGAAGGCGTCGCGTTCGTAGAGGGTGGTTGACCCGAGGGCATCGATTGCCTCAACCGGGAGACCTGCACCATCGTTGTTCAACCGGGTGACATTGCCGAGGGCGTCTGTGACCGATGTCAGATGTCCCTTGGAGTCGTAGGTGAAGCGGCTTGTGGTCCCGGCAGGGTCGATAACCGCAGTGCGATTACCACGCTCATCGAAGTCCTGGTGCCAGACGGTACCGTCGGGGCTGGTCACCGCTGTGGTCAGGCCGAGGGCGTTGTACATGAAGACGGTCTCGCGGTTGCCCGGCCGGATCACGGATACCAGCCGGCCGCGCTCGTCGTAGCTGTAGCGAGTGGTGTGGCCGAGTGGATCGGTGACGGCGGTCAGCCGGTGACTGGTGTCCCACTCCTGGCGGACGCTGTGGCCGAGCGGGTCGGTCTGGCGGACGAGTCGATACGCGTCGTTGTGCTCGTAGTGAGTTCGCTGTCCCGCCGCGTTGGTGACCGTGGTGGTGTGCGTGCCCGTCGGCGCGGACGACTTCCCGACCACGGGCCAGTCGTTCGACTACGTCGAGGGCCCCGTCCCGCAGCTCGACACGGTCCAGTTGGACTCACACCACGGCGCCTGTGAATTCCTTGACGCGGAGGCACAACGGCTCGAACTGCGGGTACATCGCCAGCGCCTCTGACGGAACCATCCGCCTCCGCGAAAGCGACGAGCCTGACGCCATCGTCGCTACGACCCGCGCCGGCCTCCATGAGCTGATACGAAGCCTCAAGACTCACCCGTTCATGCCAGGCGCCTGATCAATTGGCAGATTTGAGCCACCCGGTCACGCCCCGGTCGCCGAGTCGACAGGGTCCGTCACACTCCCCGGTGGCCCAAAGTTGCCACACGCGCCCGAAAGCAGCCTCAGAAGGCGACGTCTTCGCGGTTCGCTGCGGCGCGGGGCGGGGAGATCCGGCCGTACACGCGGACGACGCCTTTGTCGCATTGGCCTGCGACCTCATCTGTTGGAGGCGGCTGAAGAGAAACCGATCATGATCGTGTTACGAGCTCTTACGCCTGGAGGTAGAGTCGCTCGGCGTCCAGGATCAGCGCGGCCAGCGGGCTGCCGTAGGGCCAGGAGTCGGCGATGACGCGACCGGCGCCACGCACCCGCCGAGGCCTGGGTGGCAGCGGGGAGGACGAAAGCTGCAGCATCATCTGGGTCAACTGATCACGGATTGCGGTCAGTTGACCAGCACTGCTCACGCGCCCATGGCCCGCGGCGTGTCGCTCCAACTCCTCGTCGATTCCCGACAGGGCCTGCTCGGATGCGGCGAGGGCCCTTTGTACGGCTGATTCGGACACTATGGCTCCGGCAAGTCCCTGTCGGGGTTCAATACGTATGTCTGCTCGCTTCGGGCTTTCCTCCCCGCCGGTGGAGCCCTTCTCCGCAATCAACCCGCCACGCTCGTTTCCGGTTCCAGCGGGTTGTCGAAGCTGACGAGTTCCGCAATGTGCCGGAGGATCGCACGGTACTGCTGGCGGCACGCCCCAGCTGTCGTACTCAGGGTGAGAACGACGAGGCGCTTGCAGTCCGGGTGCGGCAGATGGGCGTGGATCTGGAGAAGCGGCGTCTGAGGGAGGCCTCTGCCCGCCTGGGGAATGAGTACGGTCTCGCTGAGGGTGGCCGGGCCGCAGGGGAGTTCGAGGTACTCGATTCCAGTGTGGCCTTCGGCTGAAGTCACAGCGCGGGCGGCGGTGACTGAACGTGGGGCCAACTCTGTGCCGCGCCAGGAAAGGGTGAAGAGGGAGAGCAGGGGCTGACCGTTGCTGCCGCCCGTTTCGTCGATGTCGTCGCGATGCAGGCCGATCGAACAGTGGACCGTGCCGACCTCGCACAGAGCGCCCAGCAATAGCTTCCCCTGTGCCAATTGGGCGATGACCTGCTGGCGCGCCTTCTCGTCGGGCGCCGCGTCAAGAAATGGCGCGAGCACGGCCCGAAGATTGTCGGCGGCCGGAGAGCCGGGCGGGGTGAGCAGGGCGTCGAGGGGGATGGGGGTGAAGCCTTCCGGTTCTGCGAACCAGATGTCGGCGTCTGGGTCCGTGGCCGAGTCGGCGACAACGATGTGGGGGGCCGTGGTCATGGGGTCCTGTCCGGTGCGAGTCAGTACGAGGGCGGTTGCGAGGGCGCCGCGTCGGGAACGTGGGCTCCTGCGCGGCGGGCGCGCTCAAGGGCGGCGGGGCTCGCGTTCCAGCCGGTCGGTTCGATACCGCGGCGGCCCGTGGCCGTGCGCTGGTAGAGGAGGTGCAGCCGCCTGGGGGCGCTGCCGCGGCGGCCGGTGGCGGCGACGACGGCGATGAAGCGAGGGTCGCCGGCGAACCAGAGAGGCTCGATCTGGGCTTTCAGCTCCGGTTTCGTGCGGGTAGTGCCGAAGCGTCGCATCCACCAAAAGGTGCGCATGTTCGCGAGGAAAAGCAGGGGGATCTGTTCCTCGGGCTTCTCCGGGTTGGGGAACTCGAACCACATCTCATCCTGCTCGACCTGGGGGTGCTTGTTCCGGCCGCGGGGGACGCCGGTGAGGAGCTGCCAGGGGTACTGCCAGAGGACACGTTGGATGTAGATGGAGGAACGGAAGTGGGGGAGCTGGATTACGGCGCGGAAGGTGGCGTACACGAGGAGGGGGAGGAAGACCCAGCCGATCCAGCGGGGTGTTGCCACCATGAGAAAGAGGCTTCCGAGCCAGACGGCGACCCAGCCGACCAGTCGCAACACGATCATGATCATGTGCTGGATCCAGGCTCGCCTGGTCGGAGGATGTTCCCAAGCAGTGCGGTAATTGGTCGGATTCATGTGTGAGCTCTCCGTTCGGGGCTCAGAAGACGTGCCGGGCAACATTGACGAGCCCTCCGACGTCCAGGCCAAGCCGTACTCCGTCGATACTCGCCATGGAGCCGTCCTTGATCCCGTCGTCGTCGGTGTCCACCGCGGTCATGACCAGGCCGAAGCCCGCAGTGGCAACACCGACTGAGGCTGATGTGACCTCGGCCGCTCTGGTGATCTGTGCTGCTCGGGCACCTCGAACCGTAAAGCCGAGTAGAGCGTTGTCCAGGTCGGAGATGGCCTTCGCATTTTCCATGGTGCTGCTTCCGAATCGGGCCACTCGCGGTACGAACGTGAGTGCCTCCCCTGTCTCCCCAGTTGCCCGCACGGCAGCCGCAACACCCTTGCCCGCAGCACCGACCCCGGGCAGCATGCCGAGGGCGTCGCCGCCGACCGTAACGAGGTTGCTCCAGAAGTCCGTGTCGAACTCTCCCTTGGTGAATCCGTCCCACAGCGAGGCACGCAGCGTTGGGTCACCAAAAACCCTCATCCCCAACGCCGCTGCGCTAAAAGCTGCAGCGGCGAGCAGCAGAACGGCAGCCGCCGTCCCGCCCGACACCACGAACAGTGCCACCAGCCCGATAACGGCCGCCGCGGTGCTGAGGATGTCCGGAAGGTTCTCGTCGAGCCAGTCGAGTGCCGAGTCGAACCAGCCCGGCTCGTGCGGTGCCAGCTTCTTCGTGGCGTCGCGGATTTTGCGCGCCCGGTGCTGGGCTTGGAGCTCGTGCTCGTCGGCGAGTTTTCGGGCCTTGCCTCGGATCTTTTCCAGTGCTTCCTCGGCGTCGTCCACCGCCGTGTTCGCCTTGGTCAGGGCCTTCTGCGCGTCGTCGTGCCGGGCACCCTTCTTGTCCAGGTCAGGGCTGTTGCCCGCCTTGTTGGCGTGGCCCTTCGCTCGGTTCACGGCGGCCTGGGCGTCCTTCGCGTCCTCTTCGAGTCGCTTCGCTCGACGCTGGAAGTCGTCGAGCTCGCCTTCCCAGCGGTCGAGTTGCTTTGCCGCCTTGCGGATGGAGTGCGCAGCGTTCTTCAGGTTCAAGGGCAGTGTGCCGCCGTCGAGTTGCTCGCGGAAGGCGACGGCGGCGTCGCCCTTCCAGTAGCTGCCGTCCATGAGCTTGGTGACGAGCTCATGCGTCTCTTCAAGGACCTTCGCGCACCCCGTGAGCTTCTTGCGCAGGCCGCTCACCGTCTCGGTACTGCCCGGAACCGGGTTGAAGCCCAGGTGTGGGTAGTCCGGGTTCGGAATGCGCGGGGCGGACTTGAGGCCTTGTGGTTTGTCGCGGTCGGCACGGGACTGCGGGTCGAGGGCCGCTCCTGAATCGCCGGGTGGGTACGTCACTTCGCGGCGCCGCCCTTGCCCTTGGCAACCCTGGACCTACTCAGGGCCTCCTCCAGGGCCTTGTCCACCTCGCGGTAGCTGTCCCTGCTCTTGCCGATGATCTTGGCGAGATCTTCGGTCTGCTCACCGATCTGGTCGGTCCCGTACTTCCAGTCGTCCTGGAAGTCCTCACAGGCGGTGTCGAGATCATCGGTACCCAGGCCCGTGACAGTCGCGTCTTCCAGCGCCTTGCGCAGGCCCCTCAGCGAGTCAGTCGATTTCCTGAGCATCTTCATGAAGTGCGTGAGCTCGTCACCGTCCACGACCAGCCGTTCCGCCATGCGCCCCGTCCCCTCTCCCGGTGCACCCGCACCATGGGGAGGAACGACGTCGGCGATCTTTCGTGGCGCTCGGTGGAGTGCTCCCCTCTTTAGGGGGAGCACTTACCGGACACGGATCGCGACCGCGGTCAGCGGTTGACGGACTGGATCTCCTGCACGATGACGTCCTGGGTGGCCCCGAACGTGCCCTCCGGCAGACGTTGCGCCCTGGCCACCCCGGTGCCCGTCCAGTGGATCTTCCACGTGATGGTGGCCTTGAGCTTGTACGCGCCGTCGCCCGAGGAGCGCAGGTAGCGCACGCCGCAGGGCGGGGTCTCGTCCGACTTGCCCTTGGCGTAGGCCTCGCCGATGTGGCCGCTGTCGAACTCGCAGACGCCGGAGGCGGGGTACGTGGTGGCGTCGTCCGTGCCGGGCTCGATCTTCAGCGCGACCGGTTCTGCCGTGGTCGTCGCATAGACGCCGAGCAGCGGGACACGTGCTGTGACGGACACCGGCTTGAACTTCGCTGTGTCCAGCCACGCCCACGTCGGGAGGTTCACCTTCGTGGTGCCGGCCGGGGCCAGTTCCACCTTCGTCGACGGGACGCGTATCTCGGCGTACGCGAGCTGCGCCAGCATCTCGGGCGTAATCGCCTCGGGAATGTCCGCGGGCGGGGCATCGCCCTTGTCCACCCAGAAGATGGGCTTGTCGCAGTCGAGAGCACCCGGGTCACCCTCGCGCCCCGGGGTGACGTACGAGTCCCACCAATAGCCCTTGTCGGCCTTGTCCTTGTTGAAGTCCTTGTACGGGCTGCCGTTCACGTATTTGTTGCGCTGCTCCAAGTCCCACTGGGACCCGGTCGACTCGGCATTCCAGATCGGCTCCAAGTACTTCTGCAGCTCGTCCGGGGAGTACTTGGGGGCGTAGTAGCACGCGGGCGGAGTCCACGTGGACGACGTGGAAGTCACCGGACCCGTGGACTCACCCGAACCATTCTTCGAACGGTCGAAGACAACGGCTCCAGCCTGTGCGGAAACACCGCCGGCACCGTCGGATTTACCGGATGCGCTGGTATCCGAGCCGTTGGTGCTGCCGCCATGGCCATATCCCGCGTTCGCTTGAGTCGCGCACAGCAGCAGGGCCGTGGAAGCAATGAAGGCGACTGCTCCGGCGTTCCTGTACTTCATCCAGACTGGCATGCGCTGCTCCCCCGCTGCGACGTCAGTTTCTCCGTGATCCAGATGCCTTGCTTGTTGACCCGGAGTCGGCTGTTGTAGAGGACGTAGTTGTCCTTCGACTTCGGAGTCACCTCGGTCTTGCCGGTCTTCAGGTTCTTGTTGTAGGCCTTGTTCTGGTCTTCGCAGTAGACAAAGCCGGCCGTTCCATCAGTGTTGATCTTCACGTTGGCGTTGTAGTAACGCTTTGCTCCGGTGATGCGGTCCTTGTAGTCCACGAACTCCTGGATGAACTTCTGGCTCCCGGCCGCCGCAGTGCCTTCGGAGTAGAAGCGGTACGCCTTGTGCAGCGGGTCCTGCTCAGCGATGGCCATGTCCACGGCCTTGATGAACTGCTCGCTGTCGCTCAGGACCGCGTCCTTGTCCTTGTCGCCCGTCTTCGGCCACTCGAAGGTGTACGTGAGATCCGACGGCAGCTCGATCTTCGGGCGGTCGGCGGCCGCGGAAGCCGAGGCGCTCGGCGACGCCGAAGCCCCATCCCCCGTATCCGCCCCCGCGATCTTGTCGTTGCCCTTCGATCCGCCACCGCCCCCACCGCACGCGGTCAAAAGGAGTGCAGCCATCGCACCGACGGCGGCTGTGGTGAGCAGGCGGGGACGGCGGTTCACGGCAGACTCCTGTGCGGCGTGGGGTTCGGAAGGGCCACGACACGCTATCGGTGACGCGTGTGACGACACCAGAGCGAATTACGTCAACGACAATGACAAATCCGGCATAGGAGCACAGAAGGTGACCAAGCCTGACTCTGCAACCTTCGATCGAGTGACCCAAGCGGTCGGAATCGTGACCGCGTTGGCCCCTGCAAAGCCGTTGCAGGGCCGTCAGCCCCGGCGAGCTCCCATCTTGGCTCCCGGCCGAGCAGCTCTCCCCCGCCCCCGCACCCCACTCGGCCAAAGCCGAGCCCACCGCTTCGCCGCCATGTCCTCAATCCACCCGAACGCGACGATCGTCAAGCCAATCAACGGCCACCAGCACGGACATTCACAGCATGTACGTCGTGTCGAGGGCGGCCACCACCCGGTCGCTCTGCATGCCGAGCGCCGACAGGTCGTCCGACTCCGCCTTGAACTCGCGCAACGGCTTCGCGGTGTGGTGCGACACCTTGCAAAACGCGGTGGGCCCTCTCCAGCGACTCCGCTTCCTTCCTCAGGTCCAACACGCCTGCCTGACCGCGTACTTCACTCTGCGCACATGTCAACCTGTCGACCGCGGTGGGGGTTTATAGGGTGGGCATGGCGGGCGCCAAGGGCAGCCAAAGATCGCCGCTCTGCACTCCCTTGCGGGCCGACATCCGGTCAGGCAGCCCCAGCCGGCGCAGCCCCGGGCCCGCCGACCTCGAACCACAGCAACTTTCCGGCTCCCTTCCCGAGCAGGTCGTCGCCGAGCGGCCAGCCACCCCACGAGTCTGCATATTCCTGTACGAGGAGCAGCCCCCGCCCGCCGCCGGCGTCCTCGCGAGCGGGCCGAACCCTGTCGCCGGGCGGTTTGTCGAAGGGCGCGGGGATGTGCGGGCTGCTGTCCCACACCCCCACCCGTAACCACCCGTCCCCCAATGCCGTCAGCCGCAGGGAGGCGCTCCGCATGGACTTCGGCGGTCCATCCGTCGCCCGCGCTCAGCTCCAGCACCTCATCGAGATGTGCGAACTGGCCCATGTCACCGTCAGGGTGATTCCCTTCGGCGCCGACCACTTCCCCAGCACGGGTCAGTCCTTCGACTACGTCGAAGGGCCCGTCCCGCGGCTCGACACCGTCCAGCTGGACACACACCACGGCGGCTGCGGATTCCTCGACGCGGAGGCACAGTTGAGCAAGTACCGTTCCGTGCTGGATCACATGGAGCCGTGTGCACTCAGCCCCACCGAGTCACACGACTTCCTCCAACGCCTCATCCGGGACATCTGAAAGAGACCAACGGTGCAGACCTTCCACTGGCAGAAGTCCACCTACAGCGGGGACAGCTCGAACTGCGTCTACGTAGCCGCCACGGCCACCGGAACCGTCCACCTCGGCGAGAGCGACGAGCCGCACATCATCCTCACTACGACCCGCGCCCGCCTACACGAGCTGATACGAACCCTGAAGGCGCCCCCTTCCACGCACAGCGCCTGACTATTGGCAACTTTGGGCCAGCCGGTCATCCCCCAGCATCAGGTACGACGGGTGTCGCCACGCTCCCGATGGCCCAAAGTTGCCAATTGCCGACGGGCGGCCTCAGGAAGCGAGTCCGCGACCGGTTCGTCGCGGCACGGGTGGACCCGGCATCTGCCGTCGTCCAGCCGCTCGACGCGGCGGACGGACACCCCGTCCAGGCCGAGCAGCACCGTCGTATCGTTGTCCAAGCCCGTGGCCCCCGCGTGATCGTCTAAAGATCAGACATGATCACGCAAGGCCACGGGCACTTCGCTTCCGGGGCCAGGCTCTCCTCGGCTGAACACGGGCCGTGACGCCCCATCGCGGGAGCCATCCGCACCGCTCAACCGCGAAGACTCCTCAGTCTCCACGGCTTCAGGGCGTTCTCGAAGCGGAACATCTCGGCGAGTCCCTGGCAACCTGGCGCTACGCCTCGGTGTCCGGCGCCACCACGTGCAGTTCCGGTACACGGATGCCTGCGCGACGGGCGCGTTCGACGGCGTCCGGGCCTGCCCCGTGGGCGTGGCCAGGGATACCCCTGTTGTAGCTCGGGCGCTGGCAGATCACGTAGAGGCGGCGGGGGCCCGGGATGGCGATGACGGCAGCGAAGCGGGGGTCGCCGGCGAACCAGATCTCTTGAACCTGAGCCGCCTTCTCAGGCTTGACGCCAGGGCCAAGACGCCGAGCCCAGAAGGTTGCTCGGAGATGGGAGCGCATGACCATGGCGACCCTCCCGGCAGACTGTTCGGGGTCGGGGAACTTCAGCCACACGTCGCCGGGCCCGGCGTCCGGCACCTTGCCGATGCCGCTCTCCGGCCTCTCGTAGACCTGCCAGGGGTACTCCCGCAACAGACGCAGCGCGCGGAGAGCCCAGGTGATGTAGGCAGGTTGAAGAAAGGTCCGGTAGAACGAGTAGAGCATCGGTACGAAGAAGAACCACAGCGTCCAGGTCGGCGAGATCACGTACCACGCCAGCAGGCCAACCCACGCCACCGGCCAGAGGATCTGTCCGAGGATCGCGAACGTGACGAGCTGCGTCCAGGCACGGCGCGTGGCCGGGTCGGCCCAGGCTGTGGAATCTTGCGTGGGAGCCATGTCATTTCTCATCAGGCACATCCAGGAACGGGTTGTCGAAGCTGACCGACTCGGCGATGTCCCGGAGCAGAGCACGGTAGTGTCGCGCACGCCGGACCGCCGTGGTGGCCAATGTGAGGATCGCGATCCGTGCACCGTCGGGGCAGGGAACGTACGCGGTGACCTGAAGCAGATCCCGCTGGCCGAGTCCCGCCTCCGGCGGCGTGGTCAGACGCTCCTGCACAAGTGAGGCCGGGCCGCAGGGAAGGTCCAGAGTCTCGATGTGCTCAGCGTTCGTCTCGCCGCCGGCCGCTGCACGAGCCGCTATGACACTCCGCGGAGCCCAGCTGGTCGCCCGCCACGCGAGTGTGAACAGCGAGAGCAGCAGACTGCCGTCACCTTCGTCGTCCATGTGCAGGCCGAGGGAGCAGTGAATAACTCCGGACTCCAGGAACGCCTGGGCCATCCGCTGGACCGGAGCGAAATCGGTCAGGAGCCGATCCCGAGACTCGGGATCGGGGAGAGCCTCCCACAGCGGACGCACCACATCCCCCGGATTCGCCTCCTCCGGGCCGCTCGCCGCCTCCGCCAGTTCCACGAGCGGAAATGCGACGAAGCCCGCGGGCAGTGCGAACCAGATATCGGCATCCCGGCTCCGCGCTGACTCGTCGATCAGATAGGGAACGCTCACGATGCCGCCCTCGCCCCGAACATGAGGAAGTGAATCGCTCCGACCGCCGCTGGGAGATCTACCCCAAGGGTTCTGGGGCCATCCAGACCACTGGTGATCGCCTTGGCCGCGTCGTTGTCCAGGCTCTCCGCAAGGGTGCCGGCCACGCCGTACAACGCGGTCCCGGCGCCCAGGAGGGTCGCCGGAGCGTCGATCTTCTCCACGATCGGAGCCAGCCGACCACCGAACACCTTCGGATGAGCCAAGATGCTCACGGCGCCTCCGGCTGCGGTGGCCTCCGTCTTGATCGAGGTTCCAACTGCCGCGATCTTCTGCGGCAACGTCAGGACCTCACCACTCGCACGCATGAGCTGTGGCGCCTTGAAGGCTCCCTTGAGTGCCACCCCAAGCGCCGGCACCATACCCAGAAGGTCCCCCGCCACCCCGAGGGCGTTGCTCCAGAAGTCCAGGTCCAACTCACCCTTGGAGAATCCGTCCGCCAGGGACGCCCGAACCTCGGGATCGCTGATCCGCAGACCGAAAGCGGTCGCGCTCAACAGCCCCGCTGCCAGGAACAGCGCCCATGGTGCAATAGCCGTAAGCCCCAGCAGTGCGATCACACCCAACACCGCTGCGCACGCGCTGAGGATGTCGGGCAGGTTGTCGCCCAGCCAGTCGGTGAACTTGTCCCACGCGCCGGGTTCATGCGGCGCCAGCTTCTTCGTCGCGTCGCGGATCTTGGCCGCCCGGTACTGCGCCTTCTGCTCGTGCTCCTCGGCCAGCTTCTTCGC harbors:
- a CDS encoding putative T7SS-secreted protein, translated to MSGLRKKLTGCAKVLEETHELVTKLMDGSYWKGDAAVAFREQLDGGTLPLNLKNAAHSIRKAAKQLDRWEGELDDFQRRAKRLEEDAKDAQAAVNRAKGHANKAGNSPDLDKKGARHDDAQKALTKANTAVDDAEEALEKIRGKARKLADEHELQAQHRARKIRDATKKLAPHEPGWFDSALDWLDENLPDILSTAAAVIGLVALFVVSGGTAAAVLLLAAAAFSAAALGMRVFGDPTLRASLWDGFTKGEFDTDFWSNLVTVGGDALGMLPGVGAAGKGVAAAVRATGETGEALTFVPRVARFGSSTMENAKAISDLDNALLGFTVRGARAAQITRAAEVTSASVGVATAGFGLVMTAVDTDDDGIKDGSMASIDGVRLGLDVGGLVNVARHVF
- a CDS encoding DUF397 domain-containing protein, giving the protein MQTFHWQKSTYSGDSSNCVYVAATATGTVHLGESDEPHIILTTTRARLHELIRTLKAPPSTHSA
- a CDS encoding ATP-binding protein, with amino-acid sequence MRSASLRLTALGDGWLRVGVWDSSPHIPAPFDKPPGDRVRPAREDAGGGRGLLLVQEYADSWGGWPLGDDLLGKGAGKLLWFEVGGPGAAPAGAA
- a CDS encoding Scr1 family TA system antitoxin-like transcriptional regulator encodes the protein MDFGGPSVARAQLQHLIEMCELAHVTVRVIPFGADHFPSTGQSFDYVEGPVPRLDTVQLDTHHGGCGFLDAEAQLSKYRSVLDHMEPCALSPTESHDFLQRLIRDI